Proteins from a single region of Bacteroidales bacterium:
- a CDS encoding gliding motility lipoprotein GldH: MRKFPIFFLLPLLMTIALSCDRNRFYDRSVSIPGNGWHKDSTALFNVDVKDTVGLYRVLINLRNNNDYLYNNFYLFLNSTLPNGDLARDTIELILADRTGKWLGRGFGRIKDNQVEVRYGLRFPQKGNYTFEIEQAMRDTILAGIVNVGIRIEKRD; this comes from the coding sequence GTGAGGAAATTTCCCATCTTCTTTCTTTTACCTTTATTGATGACCATCGCCCTCTCGTGCGACCGAAACCGATTTTACGACCGTTCAGTCAGCATCCCCGGCAATGGCTGGCACAAAGACTCTACAGCACTTTTTAATGTTGATGTAAAAGATACTGTTGGGCTATACAGGGTCTTGATCAATTTACGTAATAACAATGATTATTTGTACAACAACTTTTACCTGTTTCTTAATTCTACTCTGCCAAACGGAGATTTAGCCAGAGATACCATTGAATTAATCCTTGCTGACCGCACCGGAAAATGGCTGGGGAGAGGGTTTGGCAGAATTAAGGACAACCAGGTAGAAGTTCGCTATGGTTTAAGGTTTCCTCAAAAAGGAAATTATACTTTTGAAATTGAACAGGCAATGCGAGATACCATCCTAGCAGGGATTGTTAACGTTGGGATAAGGATTGAGAAAAGAGATTAG
- a CDS encoding penicillin-binding protein has product MEHSFERHPNRAELRNKYGLFSNTPKSRSELLQDEGNTNQQFRKYLRLFWGIVLAGLFGIFFLFLGISMGWFGFMPSFEELEDPQTFLASEIYSHDGEMFGTYYIENRSKSYYGEISPYLVNALIATEDVRFYKHSGIDAKALLRVFYGGVTGQDKGGGSTLTQQLAKNLFPREYNQSFLQLTFRKFKEWVIAIKLESRYSKDEIITMYLDKFDFLNLAVGIKTASRVYFDTTPADLDIVQSALLVGMVKNPSLYNPVRRPELALQRRNVVLSQMVKYGYLDQKMADSLKLEPLGLNFQRVDHNVGIGTYFKEYLRGQMMEWCRNNFKADGTPYDLYRDGLKIFTTIDARMQLHAEEAVAEHLGLDLQPAFFSHWKGHKYAPFVFEPDEMKDQTEKIMDQAMKRSDRYRSLIREGVSQDSIRINFNTPAEMTVFSWKGEIDTVMTPLDSIKYFKFFLRAGLMAVDPPTGEVRAYVGGPDYRYFKFDQVTQARRQVGSTFKPFLYTLAMQEGAATGEFSPCTQVPNIPVSIELPDGNYWTPRNSSRDMEGEMVTLKWALAHSVNWVSAYLIKRFSPMAVIQMARRMGVTSEIDPVPAIALGTPDISVYEMVGAMNTYANQGIYMKPYFVTRIEDKYGNTIASFVPESNEAMNEETAYLMLSLMQGVVETGTGIRLKYKYGFRNEIAGKTGTTQNQSDGWFMGIVPQLTTGVWVGCEDRAAHFRSISLGQGANMALPIWALFMQKVYDDPELSITKDPFPLPSKPLTVQIDCEKFDHPAQDEEYINSDDF; this is encoded by the coding sequence ATGGAACATTCATTTGAAAGACACCCGAATCGGGCAGAACTGAGAAATAAATACGGATTGTTTTCTAACACTCCTAAATCCAGATCAGAATTACTGCAGGATGAGGGTAACACAAATCAACAGTTCAGGAAATATCTGCGGCTTTTTTGGGGTATTGTATTGGCTGGCCTATTTGGGATATTTTTTCTGTTCCTTGGTATTTCAATGGGTTGGTTTGGTTTTATGCCCAGCTTTGAGGAACTTGAGGATCCACAAACTTTTCTTGCATCAGAAATCTACTCCCATGATGGTGAAATGTTTGGCACCTATTACATCGAAAACCGGAGCAAAAGTTATTATGGAGAGATATCTCCATACCTGGTGAATGCGCTGATTGCCACCGAGGATGTAAGATTTTACAAACATTCAGGTATCGATGCAAAAGCCCTGCTTCGTGTCTTTTATGGAGGGGTTACAGGTCAGGATAAAGGAGGGGGGAGTACACTCACCCAGCAACTGGCTAAAAACCTGTTCCCCCGCGAATACAATCAGTCGTTCCTACAGCTTACTTTTCGGAAGTTCAAGGAATGGGTGATAGCCATAAAACTTGAATCCCGATACAGCAAGGATGAGATTATTACAATGTACCTTGACAAATTTGATTTCCTAAACCTTGCTGTGGGAATAAAAACTGCTTCCCGTGTTTACTTTGACACCACCCCTGCTGATCTTGATATTGTTCAATCAGCACTTCTGGTTGGAATGGTCAAAAATCCATCCCTTTACAACCCTGTGCGTCGTCCCGAATTGGCCTTACAACGCCGTAATGTTGTATTATCCCAGATGGTTAAATATGGCTATCTTGATCAAAAAATGGCAGATAGCCTGAAACTTGAACCTTTGGGACTAAACTTCCAGCGTGTGGATCATAATGTCGGCATAGGCACGTATTTTAAGGAGTATCTGCGCGGGCAAATGATGGAATGGTGCCGGAATAATTTCAAAGCTGATGGCACACCCTACGATCTTTATCGTGATGGCCTTAAAATTTTTACGACGATTGATGCACGAATGCAACTACATGCTGAAGAGGCAGTTGCTGAGCACCTTGGACTTGATCTGCAACCGGCATTCTTTAGCCACTGGAAAGGTCATAAATATGCACCATTTGTTTTTGAGCCTGATGAAATGAAAGACCAGACTGAAAAGATCATGGATCAGGCGATGAAACGCAGTGACCGATACAGGTCACTCATACGTGAAGGCGTATCGCAGGATTCGATCAGGATTAATTTCAATACCCCTGCCGAAATGACTGTTTTCTCATGGAAAGGTGAGATTGACACGGTAATGACACCACTGGATTCGATAAAGTATTTCAAATTTTTTCTCCGTGCCGGATTGATGGCGGTTGATCCTCCTACGGGTGAGGTTCGCGCCTACGTTGGTGGACCTGACTATCGTTATTTCAAATTTGACCAGGTGACGCAAGCCCGCCGTCAGGTTGGCTCCACCTTCAAACCATTTCTTTATACGCTTGCCATGCAGGAAGGTGCTGCAACAGGAGAATTTTCTCCCTGTACACAAGTGCCCAATATACCGGTAAGTATTGAACTACCTGATGGAAACTACTGGACCCCCCGCAATTCATCACGCGATATGGAGGGCGAAATGGTTACGCTAAAATGGGCGCTTGCACATTCGGTTAACTGGGTTTCGGCTTACCTCATCAAGCGCTTTTCACCTATGGCGGTGATTCAAATGGCACGGAGAATGGGCGTAACCTCAGAAATTGACCCGGTACCGGCCATCGCTCTTGGCACACCCGACATTTCGGTGTATGAGATGGTGGGCGCCATGAATACCTATGCCAATCAGGGTATTTATATGAAACCCTATTTTGTAACACGGATAGAAGATAAATACGGCAATACGATAGCCTCATTTGTACCGGAGTCCAATGAAGCAATGAACGAAGAAACAGCGTACCTGATGCTAAGCTTGATGCAAGGGGTGGTGGAAACAGGAACAGGCATCCGTCTGAAATATAAATATGGTTTCCGAAACGAAATTGCCGGTAAGACCGGAACCACACAAAATCAATCCGATGGTTGGTTTATGGGTATTGTCCCACAGCTCACCACAGGGGTATGGGTAGGATGCGAAGACCGTGCAGCACACTTCAGATCCATATCACTCGGTCAGGGGGCAAACATGGCACTTCCGATCTGGGCACTTTTCATGCAAAAGGTATATGATGACCCCGAACTGAGTATTACCAAAGATCCTTTTCCATTGCCATCAAAACCGCTTACCGTGCAAATTGATTGTGAGAAATTTGATCACCCCGCTCAAGACGAGGAATACATTAATTCTGACGACTTCTAA
- a CDS encoding GNAT family N-acetyltransferase, translating into MSEYRFETIDLSEKGIRETSDLLTSVFGPTAGLSPSFIDWEYNQNPTGKAVGFNAWMGEVLAAHYVTQPLVADFEGKKTRGLLSLNTATHANHRGKKLFTILADKTYERGLELGYEFVIGVANANSTPGFLKNLGFSLICPLDVKFGIGAPNIGKTLAADYSRHWDKDSLKWRLANPKLKYEIKKTNTHFIVFAPTGKYGIRAVIGIFPLSSFPEMLSLPSRRGINPANIWMGLDDQLNWQGKLFFNFPDHLKPSPLNLIFKDLTGKNRIPDASHFKFMSIDFDAY; encoded by the coding sequence ATGAGTGAATACCGCTTTGAGACCATAGATCTTTCCGAAAAAGGAATCCGCGAAACCTCAGATTTGCTGACTTCTGTGTTTGGCCCTACAGCCGGGCTTTCCCCGTCCTTTATTGATTGGGAATACAACCAGAACCCAACAGGTAAGGCAGTCGGATTCAATGCCTGGATGGGAGAGGTGTTGGCCGCCCATTATGTAACCCAACCATTGGTTGCTGATTTCGAAGGAAAAAAAACCAGGGGTCTCCTTTCCCTAAATACAGCCACACATGCCAATCACAGGGGCAAAAAGCTTTTTACGATCCTGGCTGATAAAACCTATGAGCGCGGATTGGAACTCGGATATGAATTTGTAATCGGTGTTGCCAATGCCAACAGCACGCCTGGTTTCCTCAAAAATCTCGGGTTCAGCCTGATCTGCCCACTCGATGTAAAATTTGGAATTGGCGCCCCCAATATTGGAAAAACTTTGGCTGCTGACTATTCCCGGCACTGGGATAAGGATTCGCTGAAATGGCGGTTGGCCAATCCGAAGTTGAAATATGAAATTAAAAAGACAAATACCCATTTTATAGTATTTGCTCCAACCGGAAAATATGGAATCAGGGCAGTAATCGGTATTTTCCCATTATCGTCGTTCCCTGAAATGCTATCACTACCTTCCCGCCGGGGAATTAACCCGGCTAACATCTGGATGGGACTTGATGATCAACTGAACTGGCAGGGGAAGTTGTTTTTTAATTTCCCTGATCACCTTAAACCCTCGCCATTAAATTTGATTTTCAAAGATTTGACCGGCAAAAACAGGATACCTGATGCCAGTCATTTTAAATTTATGAGCATAGACTTCGACGCTTATTAG